One genomic window of Fusarium keratoplasticum isolate Fu6.1 chromosome 3, whole genome shotgun sequence includes the following:
- a CDS encoding TRNA (uracil-O(2)-)-methyltransferase, with protein sequence MEIRRKLPFDPEELPPGSPPALRADGDGGGGWVPVCRHACTFETRYFDDIMLNLVRNPNLNSKWLFRADVLYDNGDDSQPHNKDLVKDCPSIPGFQGLICQRTIVRRLIPRNTLRDAPLDQTCSFYTSSPRSESEDSPEGEGLIRSLTIYLPHATSAAEMPYYHPKVRGVGQLHEWDPATNTGTISVHFLPFEDDPAIEEADREANRVKLGRIAHHLLQTIHKHGHANAVGYVKRVNHDVVVPRERFQDRYSELKNKYARRLTRSWLETTDPSKHVFEDLGIAAFLIELWRDMYKDAEFPGFVDIGCGNGLLVHILREEGYTGWGFDARERKSWAQYNGSSSMSPSGKSLQRLLLLPSVVSREVANGEQDGVGPDDIHDGIFPKGTFIISNHADELTPWTPILAAISACPFIMIPCCSHNLTGDRWRAPPPRDKAKGKSMFASLVDWVTLIAEDCGWKVETEMLRIPSTRNTGLLGRARAKDLDEVDIAGVLHKYGGVGGYYNNVVKLLKSMPRGH encoded by the coding sequence ATGGAGATTCGAAGGAAATTGCCCTTTGACCCGGAAGAGCTCCCCCCGGGATCGCCGCCCGCCCTCCGcgccgatggtgatggtggtggtggttgggTGCCCGTGTGCCGCCACGCTTGTACCTTTGAGACGAGATACTTTGACGATATCATGTTGAACTTGGTTAGGAATCCAAACCTCAACTCCAAATGGTTGTTTCGCGCGGATGTTCTCTATGACAATGGGGATGACTCGCAGCCTCATAATAAAGACTTGGTCAAGGACTGCCCTTCTATTCCAGGCTTTCAAGGTTTGATCTGTCAACGAACTATTGTTCGCAGACTCATTCCTCGGAACACACTTCGAGATGCGCCCTTGGATCAAACGTGCTCTTTCTACACTTCCTCTCCCCGTTCAGAGAGCGAGGACTCTCCTGAGGGTGAAGGCCTGATAAGATCTCTCACCATCTATCTACCACATGCTACCTCTGCTGCGGAAATGCCCTACTATCACCCCAAAGTCAGGGGGGTAGGCCAGCTCCACGAGTGGGATCCGGCTACAAACACGGGCACGATCTCTGTCCATTTCCTACCTTTCGAGGACGACCCTGCCATCGAAGAGGCCGACCGAGAGGCCAATCGAGTGAAGCTGGGGAGGAttgcccatcatctccttcagACCATCCACAAGCACGGTCACGCCAATGCCGTCGGCTACGTCAAGAGGGTAAACCACGACGTCGTCGTGCCTCGAGAGCGATTCCAGGACAGGTACTccgagctcaagaacaagtACGCCAGACGCCTTACGAGGTCTTGGCTCGAGACAACAGATCCGTCCAAACATGTGTTTGAGGACCTGGGCATCGCGGCTTTCCTCATCGAGCTGTGGAGAGACATGTACAAGGACGCAGAGTTTCCCGGCTTTGTCGACATTGGATGTGGAAACGGATTGCTGGTGCACATTCTACGAGAAGAGGGTTACACGGGCTGGGGATTCGACGCGCGAGAGCGCAAGTCTTGGGCTCAATACAACGGCTCATCGTCCATGTCACCCTCGGGTAAATCCCTGCAGAGATTACTCCTGCTCCCCAGCGTTGTGTCGAGGGAGGTTGCAAACGGAGAGCAGGATGGGGTTGGCCCGGATGACATCCACGATGGCATCTTTCCCAAGGGCACattcatcatctccaaccacgCCGACGAGTTGACGCCCTGGACAcccatcctcgccgccatcTCGGCGTGCCCCTTCATCATGATCCCGTGCTGCAGCCACAACCTCACAGGCGACAGGTGGCGAGCCCCTCCGCCCcgcgacaaggccaagggcaagtcCATGTTTGCGTCGCTAGTCGACTGGGTGACTCTGATCGCCGAGGACTGCGGGTGGAAGGTCGAGACCGAGATGCTGAGGATCCCCAGCACGAGGAACACGGGGCTGCTGGGACGGGCGAgggccaaggatctcgacgAGGTGGACATTGCCGGGGTGCTGCACAAGTACGGAGGAGTTGGGGGTTACTACAACAATGTTGTCAAGCTGCTCAAGTCGATGCCGAGAGGTCACTGA
- a CDS encoding Translation machinery-associated protein 22: MSIENLKTYDPFAEADEDTGETKQTQNYIHIRIQQRNGRKTLTTVQGLPKKFDQKKILKVIKKKFACNGTIVNDSEMGEVIQLQGDQRKDVQEFLIDKKEGLELDAKTIKVHGF; encoded by the exons ATGTCCATCGAAAATCTCAAGACCTACG ACCCCTTcgccgaagccgacgaggacACCGGAGAAACCAAGCAGACGCAGAATTACATCCATATACGCATTCAGC AGCGTAATGGACGCAAGACTCTGACCACTGTCCAGGGTCTCCCCAAGAAGTTTGACCAGAAGAAGAttctcaaggtcatcaagaagaagtttg CCTGCAATGgcaccatcgtcaacgacTCCGAGATGGGAGAGGTGATCCAGCTCCAGGGGGATCAGCGCAAAGATGTTCAGGAATTCCTCAtcgacaagaaggaaggcCTCGAGCTAgatgccaagaccatcaaggTCCACGGCTTCTAA